One region of gamma proteobacterium HIMB55 genomic DNA includes:
- a CDS encoding putative glycosyltransferase (PFAM: Glycosyl transferase family 2): MIAGVLVSYEPEAQTLNGTFASLLPQLDHLFLVDNGSSIDPADLLDLKGEETLTIIRFDENLGIAAAQNVGVAAAREMGADFVVLSDQDTVYPQGAISQLIDVFERWPKAAAVVPLFNDVNKSSSDGFILENSYLFSPTPVAGGEHSLLQAIASGKVIRLSTLEDIGAMDEDLFIDWVDLEWCWRARHRGYQVIGSGDVEVNHSLGDVSRNIGYREVNLRSPLRHYYITRNAFALALRTPYLSIVMRCILFVRSLRYPFAFPILSPPRWRNLRAVTAGIMDALLGRRGKTNRTF; encoded by the coding sequence GTGATAGCGGGCGTTCTTGTTAGCTACGAGCCTGAGGCTCAGACGCTTAATGGCACTTTTGCGAGTTTGCTCCCTCAGCTGGACCATTTGTTTTTGGTGGATAATGGTTCATCCATTGATCCAGCAGATCTTTTAGACCTAAAAGGCGAAGAAACACTCACCATTATTAGGTTCGATGAGAATCTAGGGATTGCGGCAGCGCAAAATGTGGGCGTCGCTGCGGCTAGAGAGATGGGTGCAGACTTTGTGGTGTTGAGTGACCAAGACACGGTCTATCCACAGGGTGCAATATCACAGTTAATAGACGTTTTTGAGCGCTGGCCTAAAGCTGCTGCGGTAGTTCCGCTGTTTAATGACGTCAACAAGTCCAGCTCCGACGGTTTTATTCTCGAAAATAGTTACCTTTTCTCGCCTACGCCTGTAGCAGGTGGTGAGCACAGTCTGCTTCAAGCGATTGCATCGGGGAAAGTGATAAGGCTCTCAACTCTTGAAGACATTGGGGCCATGGATGAAGACTTGTTCATTGATTGGGTGGATCTGGAGTGGTGTTGGAGAGCTCGGCACAGAGGCTATCAAGTCATTGGTTCGGGCGACGTGGAGGTAAATCACTCCCTGGGTGATGTCTCGCGCAATATCGGCTACCGCGAGGTGAATCTGAGGTCTCCCTTACGACATTATTACATCACTCGTAATGCGTTCGCGCTGGCCTTAAGAACGCCGTATTTAAGCATCGTCATGCGATGTATTTTGTTTGTGAGATCGCTACGTTATCCGTTTGCGTTTCCAATCCTTAGCCCCCCTCGCTGGCGTAACTTGCGGGCTGTGACGGCGGGTATCATGGATGCATTACTCGGCAGGCGGGGAAAAACAAACAGAACCTTCTAA
- a CDS encoding dTDP-glucose 4,6-dehydratase (PFAM: NAD dependent epimerase/dehydratase family~TIGRFAM: dTDP-glucose 4,6-dehydratase) → MKILVTGGAGFIGSALVRHLIQNTSHQVLNLDKLTYAGNLASLDDVARSESYSFVKGDICDRELLDFTLSDFQPDAVMHLAAESHVDRSIDGPAAFVETNVIGTYTLLEACRAYWSGLETPQRNVFRFHHISTDEVYGDLDGTGALFTEDTPYAPSSPYSASKASSDHFVRAWGRTYGLPILITNCSNNYGPYHFPEKLIPLVIINALHGKSLPVYGDGQQVRDWLFVEDHARALLRVLEEGVVGETYNIGGHNERTNLEVVNTICALLDELAPSDASYSDLIAFVTDRPGHDLRYAIDASKIERELGWVPEETFESALRKTVEWYLANKEWWQPLYQLN, encoded by the coding sequence GTGAAAATATTAGTTACTGGCGGCGCTGGCTTTATTGGTTCGGCCCTCGTGCGTCATCTAATCCAGAATACGTCTCACCAGGTTCTCAACCTCGATAAGCTCACTTACGCGGGAAATTTGGCATCACTTGACGATGTCGCGCGTTCGGAGAGCTACTCGTTTGTAAAGGGCGATATCTGCGATCGTGAACTATTGGACTTTACCTTGTCAGATTTCCAACCAGACGCGGTCATGCACCTAGCGGCAGAATCCCATGTTGACCGCTCTATCGACGGGCCGGCAGCTTTTGTTGAAACGAATGTCATCGGTACGTACACGCTTTTAGAGGCGTGCAGAGCGTATTGGTCTGGGCTTGAGACGCCACAGCGTAATGTGTTTAGGTTCCACCATATTTCGACGGATGAGGTCTATGGTGATTTGGACGGGACTGGCGCCCTTTTCACTGAAGATACACCCTACGCACCGAGCTCTCCTTACTCCGCCTCGAAGGCGAGTTCGGATCATTTTGTGAGGGCCTGGGGTCGCACCTATGGATTACCGATTCTCATAACGAACTGTTCGAATAATTACGGGCCCTACCACTTTCCCGAGAAACTCATTCCTCTTGTCATTATCAACGCGTTACATGGCAAATCCTTGCCGGTGTATGGCGATGGTCAGCAAGTTCGGGATTGGCTGTTTGTGGAAGATCACGCGCGTGCACTCCTCAGAGTTCTGGAAGAGGGTGTCGTTGGCGAGACTTACAATATCGGCGGCCACAATGAGCGCACGAATCTTGAGGTGGTGAATACGATCTGTGCGCTTCTTGACGAACTGGCGCCGAGCGATGCCTCTTATTCGGATCTCATAGCGTTTGTAACTGACCGGCCAGGTCACGACCTCCGGTATGCAATCGACGCATCAAAGATTGAGCGCGAGTTGGGTTGGGTTCCTGAAGAAACCTTTGAGTCCGCGCTTCGGAAGACGGTGGAGTGGTATCTCGCTAATAAAGAATGGTGGCAGCCCCTCTATCAACTTAATTGA
- a CDS encoding dTDP-4-dehydrorhamnose 3,5-epimerase (PFAM: dTDP-4-dehydrorhamnose 3,5-epimerase~TIGRFAM: dTDP-4-dehydrorhamnose 3,5-epimerase): MNLPEVTPCHLPDVLIIEPKVFGDDRGFFSESFNAAAFERATGVTETFVQDNHSKSERGVLRGLHYQLKQPQGKLIRVVQGEIYDIAVDIRGGSPTFGQWVGVTLSAENKKQLWVPSGFAHGFVVVSEIAEVLYKTTDYYAPEHERSIRWDDPNLAIDWPVEALPPKLSAKDAAAVSLSDAELP, translated from the coding sequence GTGAATCTTCCAGAGGTAACACCCTGCCATTTGCCAGATGTGCTGATTATTGAGCCCAAGGTCTTTGGCGATGACCGAGGCTTCTTCTCCGAGAGCTTTAATGCTGCTGCGTTTGAACGTGCTACCGGCGTTACAGAGACCTTTGTTCAAGATAACCACAGTAAATCTGAGCGTGGCGTGCTTCGCGGTCTGCACTATCAGCTCAAGCAACCGCAGGGGAAACTCATTCGGGTGGTGCAGGGTGAGATTTACGACATTGCCGTCGATATTCGAGGGGGGTCTCCTACCTTCGGTCAGTGGGTAGGCGTGACATTATCCGCTGAAAACAAAAAGCAGCTCTGGGTCCCTTCAGGCTTTGCTCACGGGTTCGTTGTGGTCTCAGAAATTGCTGAAGTCTTATACAAGACGACGGATTACTACGCGCCCGAGCACGAACGCTCTATTCGGTGGGACGACCCCAATTTGGCTATTGACTGGCCTGTCGAGGCCTTGCCTCCCAAATTATCAGCGAAAGATGCCGCTGCCGTAAGTTTGTCGGATGCTGAACTTCCGTGA
- a CDS encoding glycosyl transferase (PFAM: Glycosyl transferase family 2) yields the protein MSPATPKVYVLMAVYNGEPWLLEQVQSVLNQEDVAVRLFISVDVSNDGSFAFCQRLAEENPEVEVLGYGERFGSATRNFSRLIAEVDTADADFVAFCDQDDIWDSDKLIRSIKALSKQGCSAVSSDVTAFWQDGRKRLIVKSQSQRKLDFVLEAAGPGSTYVLSRDVWSAYKSWLSERLIHELPPHDWLIYAFCRIYGYPWFILSESTVLYRQHEGNFLGANLGFRGRLARIESIRSGEFQKDVSRLEYLFGADFPISTTRFGLLKNCSQLRRKRSEAVIFALLCLVFW from the coding sequence ATGTCACCCGCCACGCCGAAAGTTTATGTCCTGATGGCTGTCTACAACGGCGAGCCATGGCTGCTCGAGCAGGTTCAATCTGTACTCAATCAAGAAGACGTAGCGGTCCGCTTATTTATAAGCGTCGACGTGTCGAACGATGGCAGCTTTGCCTTCTGTCAGCGCCTGGCCGAGGAGAATCCAGAGGTCGAGGTGCTTGGCTACGGGGAGCGATTTGGGAGCGCCACGAGAAACTTCTCGAGACTCATCGCAGAGGTGGATACCGCTGACGCTGATTTTGTAGCGTTCTGTGATCAGGACGATATCTGGGATTCAGACAAACTCATCAGATCAATAAAAGCCCTTTCAAAACAGGGCTGCTCCGCGGTCTCCAGCGATGTGACGGCTTTTTGGCAGGATGGCCGCAAGCGACTCATTGTGAAATCCCAATCACAGCGGAAGTTAGATTTCGTGTTAGAGGCAGCTGGCCCTGGTTCAACCTATGTGTTGAGTCGAGACGTTTGGTCGGCATACAAAAGCTGGTTATCTGAGCGTCTTATCCATGAGCTGCCGCCTCATGACTGGTTAATTTACGCGTTCTGTCGTATCTACGGATACCCTTGGTTTATCCTGTCTGAGTCCACGGTTTTATACCGTCAGCACGAGGGCAACTTTTTGGGCGCAAATCTAGGGTTCAGGGGTCGACTGGCTCGCATAGAGAGTATTCGGTCGGGTGAATTTCAGAAAGATGTCTCGCGGCTGGAGTACCTTTTTGGGGCCGATTTTCCTATCTCGACGACGCGCTTTGGCTTATTAAAAAATTGCTCTCAATTACGGCGTAAACGATCTGAGGCAGTGATTTTTGCACTGCTGTGCTTAGTGTTTTGGTAG
- a CDS encoding membrane protein involved in the export of O-antigen and teichoic acid (PFAM: Polysaccharide biosynthesis protein) has protein sequence MLSVLVVQSLLRKASGSALLKASSLLLGFLTSILLARTLGPDEFGRYVFAFSVISLAALPVGTALNQFVMRESARAFALDSPALIKGLIKRSYVWISSIGLLVCGSLWWWVSARSDDTALMSGLPIIPLMALVALRTELLRGAGLILKSQWPDMVLRPLSFVVLTCGLMITSALTAATALVAYGAALVITLLMVVRLFRSGIATEKYRETQAEFDDGRWLSSMPWFMAISAIGAGSTLSGAIILGLLGTDVSQVAAFQLGLSFSALVGLPLVIVNLVVGPQITQWWEAGDKDACAALLSQMTRLAAGVSVVGGAVVLYMPEIILGVFYGDAYEYGVKTLQVLVVSQMVNVAFGPVGLALTLSGFERQAFIGQLAGLLVSVSITVMLVGDWGAIGAAVGAFAGLLVWNIWMAFQLRGGWGGPFLFLLSGVGRDK, from the coding sequence GTGCTTAGTGTTTTGGTAGTTCAAAGTTTATTACGAAAGGCGAGTGGATCGGCGCTACTGAAAGCATCCTCGCTCCTACTTGGATTTCTGACCTCGATCTTACTGGCACGAACTTTAGGACCGGACGAGTTTGGCCGCTACGTGTTCGCTTTCTCGGTTATCTCGCTAGCTGCGCTGCCAGTGGGAACCGCACTCAATCAGTTTGTTATGCGTGAGAGCGCCCGCGCTTTCGCGCTTGATTCCCCTGCGCTGATAAAAGGATTGATTAAACGATCCTATGTGTGGATTTCATCAATCGGTCTGTTGGTATGTGGCTCGCTCTGGTGGTGGGTCAGTGCGCGGAGCGATGACACTGCACTCATGTCGGGGCTTCCTATCATCCCACTGATGGCACTAGTTGCTTTGCGCACTGAACTCTTGCGGGGAGCTGGCTTAATCCTCAAATCGCAATGGCCAGATATGGTTCTGCGTCCGTTATCTTTTGTTGTTCTCACCTGTGGCCTGATGATCACGAGTGCCCTCACTGCGGCCACTGCGCTTGTCGCTTATGGGGCTGCATTAGTTATCACTTTATTGATGGTTGTAAGGCTCTTCCGCTCTGGAATTGCTACCGAGAAATATCGTGAGACTCAAGCTGAGTTTGATGATGGCCGTTGGTTAAGCTCTATGCCCTGGTTCATGGCGATATCGGCGATTGGTGCCGGTTCGACGCTATCGGGAGCCATCATATTAGGTCTCTTGGGTACAGATGTTTCCCAGGTGGCGGCCTTCCAGCTAGGCCTCTCATTCTCTGCGCTTGTTGGGCTCCCGCTTGTTATTGTGAATTTAGTTGTGGGGCCACAAATCACACAGTGGTGGGAAGCAGGCGATAAAGACGCTTGTGCCGCATTACTTTCCCAAATGACCCGGCTGGCAGCAGGTGTTTCTGTCGTTGGTGGTGCGGTAGTACTTTATATGCCTGAGATTATCTTGGGTGTTTTCTACGGAGATGCTTATGAATATGGCGTCAAAACCCTCCAAGTGCTTGTCGTTAGCCAAATGGTCAATGTCGCGTTCGGTCCCGTAGGCTTGGCACTCACTCTGAGTGGATTCGAGCGGCAGGCCTTCATAGGGCAGTTGGCCGGTTTATTGGTGTCTGTATCGATTACCGTAATGCTTGTTGGGGATTGGGGCGCCATAGGCGCTGCGGTAGGCGCATTTGCGGGCCTGCTGGTGTGGAATATATGGATGGCCTTCCAATTGCGAGGGGGCTGGGGAGGACCGTTCTTATTTCTTCTAAGCGGAGTGGGACGGGACAAATGA
- a CDS encoding putative glycosyltransferase (PFAM: Glycosyl transferase family 2), translating into MIADHWQGHVIFSDLTNDIVVGRKHFLVGESVASHASISADNVTALIVTYGSRAHLTSAVIRRLSEIDVAQIILVDNGSVPTADGTYQTLATELSQLKVLSLPENLGSAEGFSAGIKDFLANGKTAYLWVLDDDNLPDVDALRALSCVADELQRVEDCEDPVLHCSRADAREADAVALASGEPKTLSANHFMSFSVRGWFSAKLGRTQDQAIENPNEYVEIHRGSYGGLFASRSNIAAIGLPHAHFVLYADDTEYTYRFFKQGIRQFLIANAKIRDLEPTFTAGADYFDVSMSDAKVYFSIRNHTSLSQGLRHSKITYELNKRWLLSLLTIRALRGFFKSPSFTIRRCSLILRAIRHGESNNFGVASLVQFDDWNASRGLL; encoded by the coding sequence TTGATTGCGGATCATTGGCAGGGGCACGTCATTTTTTCGGACCTTACAAATGATATCGTTGTAGGGCGTAAACATTTTTTGGTGGGGGAATCGGTGGCATCACATGCCTCAATATCAGCGGATAACGTCACTGCACTTATCGTCACCTATGGCAGCCGTGCTCACCTAACATCCGCGGTAATTCGTCGCTTGAGCGAGATCGATGTCGCTCAAATCATATTGGTGGATAACGGATCCGTGCCAACTGCGGATGGCACATATCAGACTTTAGCCACTGAGCTGTCGCAGTTAAAAGTCTTATCACTTCCAGAAAACCTTGGGTCCGCTGAAGGCTTTTCAGCCGGCATCAAAGACTTTCTGGCTAACGGCAAGACAGCGTATCTTTGGGTTTTGGACGATGACAACTTGCCGGATGTGGACGCACTTCGAGCGTTATCGTGTGTCGCTGATGAGTTACAAAGAGTTGAGGATTGTGAAGATCCCGTTCTCCACTGTTCACGGGCTGATGCACGTGAAGCTGACGCAGTTGCACTCGCATCCGGAGAACCCAAGACGCTGAGCGCTAATCATTTTATGAGTTTTTCTGTGAGAGGCTGGTTTTCAGCCAAATTAGGCCGCACTCAGGATCAGGCGATCGAAAACCCCAACGAGTATGTCGAAATCCATCGAGGATCTTACGGAGGCTTATTTGCTTCTAGGTCCAATATTGCAGCTATTGGTTTGCCCCATGCACATTTCGTCTTGTACGCCGATGATACGGAGTACACCTATCGCTTCTTCAAGCAGGGAATTCGTCAGTTTCTGATCGCCAATGCGAAGATTCGAGATTTGGAACCAACATTTACAGCGGGTGCAGATTACTTTGATGTTTCCATGTCTGACGCAAAAGTCTATTTCAGCATTCGCAATCACACGTCCCTTTCGCAAGGACTGCGTCATAGCAAGATTACGTATGAGCTTAATAAACGATGGTTGTTGTCTCTGCTGACGATTCGGGCGTTGCGAGGTTTTTTCAAGTCCCCGAGCTTCACTATTCGACGATGCTCGTTAATTCTGCGCGCGATACGACACGGCGAGTCCAACAATTTTGGCGTAGCTTCATTAGTGCAATTTGATGACTGGAATGCCAGCCGGGGGCTTCTTTGA
- a CDS encoding glycosyl transferase possibly involved in lipopolysaccharide synthesis (PFAM: Bacterial sugar transferase) → MERFFDILFSGFALFALAPVLLPVMAILKVTGEGEVFFLQERIGKSGRKFKLFKFATMLKDSPNIGTGTVTVKDDPRVLPIGGILRKSKINELPQLLNILFGDMSVIGPRPLTTETFRAYPSRTQSAIQSVKPGLSGIGSIVFRDEENILHGNTASIEYYNEVIAPYKGHLEEWFVKNKGIDVYFLAIAVTLWTVLMPSPQLAWRVFRGLPTPPPELKRALGYPS, encoded by the coding sequence ATGGAGCGCTTCTTTGACATTTTGTTTTCCGGGTTCGCTTTGTTTGCGTTGGCACCCGTATTGCTACCTGTAATGGCAATACTAAAGGTTACCGGTGAGGGCGAGGTGTTTTTTTTGCAGGAGCGGATAGGGAAAAGCGGTAGGAAATTTAAGCTATTCAAGTTCGCAACTATGCTTAAAGACAGTCCCAACATTGGAACTGGTACGGTAACAGTAAAGGATGACCCGAGAGTTCTACCAATCGGTGGGATTCTGCGAAAATCTAAAATAAATGAGTTGCCGCAGTTATTGAATATTCTTTTTGGTGACATGAGCGTTATTGGACCAAGGCCGCTTACTACTGAGACCTTTCGGGCTTATCCATCGCGGACTCAAAGCGCGATTCAATCCGTCAAGCCCGGGCTTTCCGGAATTGGATCGATAGTCTTTCGTGATGAGGAAAATATTCTTCATGGCAATACTGCGTCGATCGAGTACTACAATGAGGTGATAGCCCCCTATAAAGGGCATTTAGAAGAGTGGTTTGTTAAAAACAAAGGGATAGATGTCTACTTTCTCGCAATCGCCGTGACGTTGTGGACAGTTCTGATGCCTTCGCCCCAGCTTGCCTGGAGGGTGTTCAGGGGACTGCCAACGCCACCTCCGGAGTTGAAGCGAGCCCTGGGGTACCCGAGTTAG
- a CDS encoding putative nucleoside-diphosphate sugar epimerase (PFAM: Polysaccharide biosynthesis protein), with the protein MDVLSLIGRSEKLFGSDIDNTDDILRELISKSSFLVLGGTGSIGKAVVSEIFKRDPLKLHVVDISENNMVELVRDIRSTLGYGSGEFKTFAVDCGSIEFEALVEYEGPYDYVFNLSALKHVRSEKDPYTLMRMIMVNVFNTTKTVKIAREMGAKKYFCVSTDKAANPVNMMGASKRIMEMFLMRESITQNISMARFANVAFSDGSLLHGFNQRFAKEQPFSAPSDVRRYFVTAKESGELCLLSGLLGNNRDIFFPKLSESLHLITFSEIATKYLTARGYEPYECASEEEARRRAGVLIASGRWPCYFFSSDTTGEKDFEEFFTENEDLDMDRFRAVGVIKNLPEFDDGVLNDFESGIDILRKRGSWTKDDIVKLYFGVLPEFAHKETGKYLDQRM; encoded by the coding sequence ATGGATGTTTTGTCATTAATCGGTCGAAGTGAAAAATTGTTTGGTTCGGATATCGATAATACTGACGATATTTTACGGGAGCTTATTTCGAAGTCGTCATTCTTAGTGTTAGGTGGGACCGGCTCAATTGGAAAGGCTGTTGTCAGCGAGATTTTTAAGCGAGATCCGCTTAAGCTTCATGTGGTGGATATCTCTGAGAACAATATGGTGGAGCTCGTCAGGGACATCCGCAGCACCCTTGGTTATGGTTCTGGTGAATTTAAGACTTTTGCAGTCGATTGCGGTTCAATTGAATTTGAGGCTCTGGTGGAATATGAAGGCCCCTACGATTATGTATTTAATTTATCAGCGCTCAAGCATGTAAGGAGTGAGAAGGACCCATACACCCTAATGCGAATGATTATGGTAAATGTTTTCAATACGACTAAGACAGTTAAAATTGCGAGAGAAATGGGAGCAAAGAAGTATTTTTGTGTTTCCACTGATAAGGCTGCTAATCCTGTTAACATGATGGGTGCCAGTAAGCGAATTATGGAAATGTTTTTAATGCGAGAGAGTATTACCCAGAATATATCGATGGCTCGATTCGCCAACGTCGCATTTTCTGACGGGTCTTTACTTCATGGTTTTAATCAGCGATTTGCCAAAGAACAACCATTTTCAGCGCCGAGTGATGTTCGGCGATATTTTGTTACGGCTAAGGAGTCGGGGGAGTTGTGTTTATTGTCTGGTTTACTGGGCAATAATAGAGACATTTTCTTTCCAAAACTTAGCGAGTCGTTGCATTTAATAACGTTTTCTGAAATCGCCACAAAGTATTTGACAGCCCGAGGATATGAGCCGTACGAGTGTGCCTCAGAGGAGGAGGCGCGACGTCGAGCAGGTGTGCTTATTGCAAGTGGACGTTGGCCCTGCTACTTCTTTAGCAGTGATACAACTGGCGAAAAAGACTTTGAAGAATTTTTTACCGAGAATGAAGATTTAGACATGGATCGTTTTCGAGCCGTTGGCGTGATTAAAAATTTACCAGAATTCGATGATGGCGTACTGAACGATTTTGAAAGCGGGATTGATATCCTTCGCAAACGAGGTAGTTGGACAAAAGATGACATTGTGAAGTTATATTTTGGAGTGCTTCCAGAGTTTGCTCACAAAGAGACGGGCAAATACTTAGATCAGAGGATGTAA
- a CDS encoding Protein of unknown function (DUF616) (PFAM: Protein of unknown function (DUF616)), which translates to MRRLTVYTCVFGDYQGLLEPEHHWPDCDFVCFTDREDLASDIWSVRRVDLNHLEHVAASRMPKILPHRFLTESDASLYIDANIRINQNPAEHLLPLLNDANFWAPRHFARDCIFEEAIECVVLGRASASGVIPEMHRYRSLGMPAHAGMTENNILLRAHNHEDVIETMEAWWSLYEQGCGRDQLSLPVALMQSGGAVKHLEAGSRAGGSDAILIHQHHERDMSRSLLDRIMQKLLISWRRLKYRTVVF; encoded by the coding sequence TTGAGGAGGCTTACGGTTTACACCTGCGTTTTTGGTGATTACCAGGGTCTGCTGGAGCCTGAGCACCACTGGCCTGATTGTGATTTCGTTTGCTTTACTGACCGCGAGGACTTGGCTTCTGATATTTGGTCTGTGAGGCGTGTCGATCTCAATCATTTAGAGCATGTTGCGGCGAGTCGGATGCCAAAGATTTTGCCGCATCGATTTCTGACAGAATCTGATGCGTCTTTGTACATCGACGCAAACATACGGATAAATCAGAACCCTGCAGAACACCTTTTGCCGCTTCTCAATGATGCCAATTTTTGGGCGCCAAGACATTTTGCGCGCGACTGTATTTTTGAAGAGGCCATAGAATGTGTTGTTTTAGGTCGGGCTTCAGCGTCTGGTGTCATACCTGAGATGCATCGATATCGTTCGCTCGGTATGCCGGCTCATGCGGGCATGACAGAGAACAATATTCTCTTGCGGGCACACAATCATGAAGACGTCATAGAAACCATGGAGGCTTGGTGGTCGCTTTATGAGCAGGGGTGTGGAAGAGATCAATTGAGCTTGCCTGTAGCTTTAATGCAATCCGGTGGCGCGGTCAAACACTTGGAGGCGGGCTCACGAGCAGGGGGTAGTGATGCGATTCTGATACATCAGCACCACGAGCGAGATATGAGCAGGTCGTTACTCGATCGCATTATGCAGAAGCTGCTTATTTCTTGGCGCCGTCTCAAATATAGGACTGTGGTGTTTTGA
- a CDS encoding Glucose-1-phosphate thymidylyltransferase (PFAM: Nucleotidyl transferase~TIGRFAM: glucose-1-phosphate thymidylyltransferase, short form) has product MRRGIILAGGSGSRLYPVTRAVSKQLLPVYDKPMIYYPLSTLMLGGMRDILVISTPDDTPKFEALLRDGSQWGLNIEYAVQDQPEGIAQAFIIAKEFLSGQPSALILGDNIFYGQGLTGLMAQANTKRSGASIFAYHVADPERFGVIEFDESEQAVSIEEKPAVPKSSYAVTGLYFYDKQVCEVASSLKPSARGELEITDINSWYLDRGELNVELMGRGYTWLDTGTHDSLLEASTFIATLQKRQGLMVASPGEIAFKQGWISSDQVLALAGPLSKSDYGQYLKALVEY; this is encoded by the coding sequence ATGCGCCGTGGAATTATCCTTGCGGGCGGGAGTGGCAGTCGCCTTTATCCTGTTACGCGAGCTGTCAGCAAGCAGCTATTACCGGTTTACGATAAGCCGATGATCTACTATCCACTGAGCACCTTGATGCTTGGGGGCATGAGAGACATTCTTGTCATCAGTACCCCAGACGACACACCCAAGTTTGAAGCGTTACTTCGTGACGGGAGCCAGTGGGGTCTCAACATCGAATACGCAGTCCAAGACCAACCCGAGGGCATTGCGCAGGCTTTCATAATTGCCAAAGAATTCCTGTCAGGGCAGCCGAGTGCGCTAATTCTTGGCGATAATATTTTTTACGGTCAAGGCCTGACGGGTCTGATGGCGCAAGCGAACACCAAAAGATCCGGTGCCTCGATATTTGCCTACCACGTCGCAGACCCAGAACGGTTTGGCGTTATTGAGTTTGATGAGTCAGAGCAAGCCGTATCCATTGAGGAAAAGCCAGCCGTTCCTAAATCAAGCTATGCGGTGACGGGGCTGTATTTCTACGACAAGCAAGTCTGTGAGGTCGCGTCTTCTTTAAAGCCCTCAGCACGTGGCGAGCTCGAGATAACCGACATTAACTCTTGGTACCTAGATCGCGGTGAGCTCAATGTAGAGCTCATGGGGCGTGGGTACACCTGGCTAGATACGGGAACTCACGACAGTCTTCTAGAGGCAAGTACATTCATTGCCACACTTCAGAAGCGGCAAGGGCTGATGGTGGCGTCACCCGGTGAGATCGCGTTTAAACAAGGTTGGATCTCGTCAGACCAAGTACTCGCCCTTGCCGGACCGCTATCAAAAAGCGATTACGGGCAATATCTTAAAGCCTTGGTCGAGTATTAG
- a CDS encoding dTDP-4-dehydrorhamnose reductase (PFAM: RmlD substrate binding domain~TIGRFAM: dTDP-4-dehydrorhamnose reductase): MKILVLGAAGQVGSEIDAALRRVFAADRVGVLSVVNITRTDCDVGDPSAISAVIDVHQPDWVINATAYTAVDQAESEPDVAYQINAVAPKILAECCSRAGARLIHISTDYVFSGEGDEPFTEGSATQPLGVYGATKLAGEAAIEQALSAHIILRTSWVFGAQGKNFVKTILKLAATRNEVSVVADQFGAPTSARGIAGTIALIVFSMSDAMPEDNRWGIYHFSGYPFITWAGFAETVFLQATEKGLVGNTPRVIPITTAEYLTPAARPLNSRLDCSKIAAEFDISPDDWNSSLAAMLESLKAVEDA; this comes from the coding sequence ATGAAGATTCTGGTTCTTGGCGCCGCGGGTCAAGTGGGCAGTGAAATTGATGCTGCGCTCAGGAGGGTTTTTGCTGCTGACAGGGTCGGCGTCCTTTCGGTTGTTAACATAACCCGCACCGATTGTGATGTCGGCGATCCAAGTGCAATTAGCGCAGTAATAGATGTCCATCAGCCTGACTGGGTTATCAACGCCACAGCCTACACAGCCGTTGATCAGGCGGAGTCTGAGCCTGATGTGGCTTACCAAATTAACGCAGTGGCCCCCAAGATATTGGCTGAGTGTTGTAGCCGTGCAGGCGCACGTCTCATTCATATCTCTACCGACTACGTCTTTTCGGGGGAGGGCGATGAGCCTTTTACCGAAGGGAGTGCCACTCAACCCCTGGGTGTCTACGGCGCAACGAAATTAGCGGGAGAGGCGGCAATAGAGCAGGCGCTTTCGGCACATATTATTTTGCGCACATCGTGGGTCTTCGGAGCACAGGGTAAGAACTTTGTTAAGACCATTCTCAAGCTGGCAGCCACCCGAAATGAGGTCTCTGTGGTTGCCGATCAATTTGGTGCGCCGACCTCTGCACGAGGCATCGCCGGAACAATAGCTTTGATTGTGTTCTCTATGTCTGACGCCATGCCCGAGGACAACCGATGGGGTATTTATCATTTCTCGGGGTACCCATTTATAACATGGGCTGGTTTTGCCGAGACCGTGTTTCTGCAAGCTACGGAGAAGGGCCTTGTTGGCAACACTCCTCGGGTTATACCCATTACCACAGCCGAATACCTAACCCCTGCGGCTCGTCCGCTAAATTCACGTCTCGACTGCAGTAAGATAGCTGCTGAGTTTGACATTTCCCCGGACGATTGGAATTCGTCGCTTGCGGCAATGCTTGAAAGCTTAAAGGCTGTGGAGGACGCGTGA